A single window of Granulicella mallensis MP5ACTX8 DNA harbors:
- a CDS encoding MFS transporter produces the protein MVLLYVIAFLDRVNVGFASLTMNRDLGISDSAYGLAAGVFFAGYLLFSVPSNLTLARLGAGRWIGAIMVVWGVVSSMQAFVHSATSYTIARFLIGAAEAGFFPGIILYISMWLPRSRRTSVMGFFTVSIPLASIIGAPISTRLMELAGLYGLRGWQWLFLLEGLPAVLLGLAVPRLLASGPEDVLWLAPREKVALLSAIYREDNQGQDTGKRSGGLLTQTLRLAALPSATYFLLMSGLYTLSFWIPRILQNFELSFREIGWTTSLIFAVGGTALIVWSLYANRSSRPQYHLAAAFALAGVGFALAATRTTFLAEAGLAMAASGVLAGMPIFWGSVRSGSGSERAVVIATINAIGNIGGLLGPYLIGLFVAKTHHFSLALTVTAAGMMVGMFTCVFRRDSSLEQLQETSKED, from the coding sequence TTGGTCCTCCTGTACGTGATCGCATTCCTGGACCGCGTGAATGTAGGTTTCGCTTCGCTCACAATGAACCGCGATCTCGGGATTAGCGATAGCGCCTATGGCTTAGCTGCAGGGGTTTTCTTCGCGGGCTATCTATTGTTCTCCGTACCCAGCAACCTGACGTTGGCGCGCTTAGGTGCAGGCCGTTGGATCGGCGCAATCATGGTTGTTTGGGGCGTCGTTTCGTCGATGCAGGCATTCGTTCACAGTGCAACGTCATACACGATTGCCCGTTTCCTCATCGGCGCGGCAGAAGCCGGATTCTTTCCTGGAATCATCCTCTACATCTCCATGTGGTTGCCACGATCACGCCGCACAAGCGTTATGGGGTTCTTCACAGTCTCCATTCCACTCGCTTCGATCATCGGTGCTCCCATCTCTACCCGCTTGATGGAATTAGCAGGGCTTTATGGTCTGCGCGGTTGGCAATGGCTATTCCTTCTGGAAGGGTTGCCGGCAGTACTACTCGGACTGGCAGTCCCGCGTCTTTTGGCTTCGGGGCCTGAGGATGTACTTTGGCTTGCACCTCGCGAGAAGGTCGCCTTACTAAGTGCAATCTATCGTGAAGATAATCAAGGACAAGACACCGGAAAAAGGTCGGGCGGGCTGTTGACTCAAACTCTCCGCCTCGCCGCGCTGCCATCTGCAACCTACTTCCTGCTCATGTCAGGTCTGTATACGTTGAGCTTCTGGATTCCGCGAATATTGCAAAACTTTGAGCTTTCGTTTCGCGAGATCGGCTGGACGACATCGCTGATCTTCGCGGTTGGTGGCACAGCCCTTATCGTGTGGAGTCTGTATGCGAACCGCAGCTCAAGACCTCAATATCATTTGGCGGCAGCATTCGCGCTCGCTGGCGTAGGGTTTGCGCTTGCAGCCACTAGAACGACCTTCTTGGCTGAGGCGGGACTTGCGATGGCAGCCTCAGGTGTCCTCGCAGGTATGCCTATCTTCTGGGGCTCAGTGCGTTCCGGGAGTGGAAGCGAACGCGCAGTAGTTATTGCGACGATCAATGCTATCGGCAACATAGGAGGACTGCTTGGTCCATATCTGATAGGGCTTTTCGTGGCAAAGACACATCACTTTTCCTTGGCACTAACGGTGACTGCAGCGGGAATGATGGTCGGGATGTTTACGTGTGTGTTTAGGCGCGATTCATCCTTGGAGCAACTTCAAGAGACATCGAAGGAAGACTGA
- a CDS encoding glycerate kinase type-2 family protein: MNLRQYARALFQRTMQSIDVGAAIRTNVTRFENELLVAGRTFSLQDFDSVLIVALGKASAEMAYATAQILEGLPVRGLVVSGEAVETKDTRLRYMTGGHPLPTLESREAAEAVLALLASATEHTLVFFLISGGASAMCELPLQSSISVKETSAFYQTLLHSGLPITEMNCVRKHFSAVKGGRMARAAGRATQVTLIVSDVPRNLLDVVASGPTLPDTSTVEECRQILTGEGLVSRLPPNIMSFFNDPQLPDTVKPEDSCFSRSEVLCLLSEDALLEQASEIAAADGFHVTIDMTCDDWFVEEAARYLLKRISDLEESGGRHCLISGGEISVRLPEQVGIGGRNQQFALMCARLLHQQRRNVTVLSAGSDGLDGNSPAAGAIIDGQTWMEAQELGLDPENHLLHFDSFPLLDTIGASIVTGPSGNNLRDIRVLIVEA, encoded by the coding sequence ATGAATCTTCGGCAATATGCACGGGCGCTGTTTCAACGGACAATGCAATCGATTGACGTCGGCGCGGCCATACGGACAAATGTCACCCGCTTTGAGAACGAGCTCTTAGTCGCGGGCAGAACGTTCTCTCTACAAGACTTCGACTCCGTTTTGATAGTCGCGCTTGGTAAAGCATCGGCGGAAATGGCATACGCCACCGCGCAAATCCTAGAAGGGCTGCCGGTCCGTGGTCTCGTCGTATCGGGGGAGGCCGTAGAGACAAAAGACACAAGGCTGAGATATATGACTGGCGGACACCCACTACCAACGTTGGAGTCACGCGAGGCCGCCGAAGCGGTCCTCGCACTGCTTGCAAGCGCCACGGAGCACACGTTGGTGTTCTTTTTAATCAGTGGAGGGGCATCTGCAATGTGTGAATTGCCTCTGCAGTCATCGATTTCGGTGAAGGAGACGTCTGCGTTCTATCAGACCCTCCTTCACTCGGGGCTACCAATCACAGAGATGAACTGCGTACGCAAACACTTCTCTGCGGTAAAGGGCGGACGCATGGCAAGAGCTGCGGGACGCGCGACACAAGTGACCTTGATCGTCTCGGATGTGCCACGAAATCTGCTGGACGTTGTCGCGTCGGGACCGACGTTGCCAGACACGTCCACTGTCGAGGAATGCCGGCAGATTCTGACTGGAGAAGGACTCGTTAGCCGTTTGCCTCCAAATATCATGTCCTTCTTCAACGATCCTCAACTTCCGGACACCGTGAAGCCAGAGGATTCGTGCTTTTCTCGTTCGGAGGTACTGTGCCTTCTTTCTGAGGACGCCCTTCTTGAGCAAGCGAGCGAGATCGCGGCGGCCGATGGATTTCACGTAACCATCGATATGACTTGTGATGATTGGTTCGTAGAAGAAGCCGCGAGGTATCTACTAAAGCGCATCTCTGACCTTGAAGAAAGCGGCGGCCGACACTGTCTGATATCTGGCGGCGAGATCTCTGTCCGCTTACCCGAGCAGGTGGGCATCGGAGGTCGAAATCAGCAATTCGCGCTCATGTGCGCTCGCCTCCTACACCAACAGCGCCGGAATGTTACAGTGCTCAGTGCAGGCAGCGACGGACTCGATGGCAATAGTCCAGCTGCCGGAGCAATTATCGATGGACAGACCTGGATGGAGGCGCAGGAGCTTGGCCTCGACCCAGAGAACCATCTCCTGCATTTCGATAGCTTTCCATTGCTGGATACGATCGGGGCCTCGATTGTCACCGGACCCAGCGGGAATAACCTTCGCGATATTCGCGTCTTAATCGTCGAGGCTTAG
- a CDS encoding sigma-54 interaction domain-containing protein — protein MTTTEERVPQHSDVMCDSFEGIIGNSLPLRRTLDQVVTVASTDSTVLIEGETGTGKELIARAIHNLSPRSDQNYVRFNCAAIPLGLLESELFGYEKGAFTGAVVRKLGRFELSNGGTLFLDEIGDIPLELQAKLLRVLQEQEFERLGSNLTQKVDVRIVAATHRNLKQMVKEKQFRSDLFFRLSVFPIFVPPLRDRREDIPMLVRAFVGNYVRRMGRRVETIPEETMSALVEHDWPGNVRELQNFIERAVILSPGLVLRAPLEGLDRPGECISSAPKTLAQMEFDHILQAVKETDWVIGGPMGAATKLGLKRTTLIAKMRKLGVSRSNEAISCPASVSSS, from the coding sequence ATGACGACCACAGAAGAACGAGTTCCGCAACACAGCGACGTTATGTGCGACAGCTTTGAAGGCATCATAGGCAACAGCCTTCCTCTGCGCCGGACCTTGGATCAAGTCGTCACGGTAGCTTCGACCGACTCCACAGTCCTGATCGAGGGGGAAACAGGGACGGGGAAGGAATTGATCGCCCGTGCAATTCACAATCTCAGCCCACGCAGCGACCAAAATTACGTGAGGTTCAACTGTGCCGCAATTCCTCTGGGTCTCCTGGAGAGTGAGCTGTTTGGCTATGAAAAGGGAGCCTTCACGGGTGCGGTTGTCAGGAAGCTTGGTCGTTTCGAGCTCTCAAACGGAGGCACACTCTTTCTAGATGAGATTGGCGACATCCCTCTTGAACTCCAGGCGAAGCTGTTGCGGGTCCTGCAGGAACAGGAGTTCGAACGACTAGGCAGTAACCTGACTCAAAAGGTGGACGTGCGCATCGTGGCCGCGACCCATCGCAATCTGAAGCAAATGGTCAAGGAAAAGCAATTTCGTAGCGATCTCTTTTTCCGACTAAGTGTCTTCCCAATTTTCGTTCCTCCATTGAGAGATCGCCGTGAAGATATTCCAATGCTGGTTAGAGCATTTGTTGGCAACTATGTTCGTCGCATGGGGCGACGAGTAGAGACAATTCCAGAAGAAACGATGTCAGCTCTGGTGGAGCATGACTGGCCGGGGAATGTGCGCGAACTGCAGAACTTCATAGAACGAGCCGTCATTCTTTCGCCTGGTTTGGTGCTTCGAGCACCTCTTGAGGGCCTGGATCGGCCAGGAGAATGCATTTCGTCTGCACCCAAAACCCTCGCCCAGATGGAATTCGATCATATTTTGCAAGCTGTCAAGGAGACGGATTGGGTAATCGGCGGTCCTATGGGGGCGGCAACAAAACTCGGTCTCAAGCGTACGACCCTTATCGCGAAGATGCGCAAACTCGGAGTTTCTCGTTCCAACGAGGCCATCTCTTGCCCTGCTTCAGTATCCTCATCCTAA